AATTCCTAATCTAATGAGGAGAATGACCAAGCGCCACCCGGCATTGGCCATTCGACAGTTGGGGATTCGCTGGGAATTGAAAATTGGTCACTAGTCATTCTCTGTCACCTCTCCGATGTTGACGTTCAGGGTAGACAAGACCGATTCGCTTGCACGCCTTGGCCGGATGAACCTGCCTCATGGCACGGTGAGCACTCCCTGCTTCATGCCCGTTGGTACCCAGGGTTCGGTCAAGACACTCACCCCGGCCGAAGTGGTCGAGGCCGGCGCGGAGATCATTGTCTGCAATACATATCACCTCTACCTGCGTCCCGGGCACAAGCGGGTTCAGGCTGCGGGCGGAATAGCGAGATTCATGGGCTGGAACCGGCCGGTTCTGACCGATTCCGGTGGTTTCCAGGTCTATTCGCTTGCGGCGTTGGCCCGGATAAGTGACGAAGGCGCCGAGTTCCAGTCGCACGTGGACGGCAGTCGCCACCTATTTACACCCGAGGTCGTCGTCGAAATCCAGGAGGCGCTTGGTTCCGACATAGCAATGTGCCTGGATGAATGCCCTCCCTATCCGGTCAGCCGACCGGTCGCCGACGCAGCGGCGGCCCGGACCTCGCTCTGGGCTGAACGGTGCAGCCGGGCCCGCAGGCCTGAGACAAACCTGTTCGGCATCGTACAGGGAGCCACTTATGCCGACTTGCGGGAGACGAGCGCGACGTCGCTGGTGGCCTTAGATCTGCCCGGATACGCAATCGGCGGCCTCTGCCTCGGCGAGTCATCGGATCTTACCTATGACATGGTCGGCCGTGTGACCCCGCTGCTTCCACCTGACCGGCCGCGCTACCTGATGGGCGCCGGCTATCCGGAGGACATCATCGCCGCGGTGCGGCTCGGCGTTGACATGTTTGACTGCGTACTGCCCACGCGCAACGGTCGCACCGGTACCGCGTTCGTCAGTTCGGGCCGGGTGGTCATCCGCAACAGCCGGTACGCTGATGACCTCGGAGCGCTTGACCCGCTGTGTGACTGCTACACCTGTCGCAGTTTCTCGCGCGCGTATCTGCGTCACCTGTTCATGGTCGGAGAGGCGCTCGGCCCGAAACTCTTGACGCTACACAATGTCCGGTTCTACCAGCGGTTGATGTCAGACATCCGTGCCGCGGTGGAGCGGAGTGAATTCGATGCCTGGTCTGACGAGTTCCTGTCGCGCTACCGACCGAGTGTGGAGCCGGTCGAAGAAGCGAATGCCCGCTAGTCTCGAGTCAAGGAGGCAAGAATGAGACAGCTAGTGGCCGTACTGGCCGCGATGGCCGCCATCGCCGGCCTTTCCTGCGGAGGCGGCAGCGCCGCCAAAGGCGGCAATACCATCAAGGTCGGGCTGGTCGTACCATTGACCGGCGACGTGAAGACGTTCGGCGAGTCCACCCGTAATGGTGCGATGCTTGCCATCGAAGAGGCGAATGCCGCCGGCGGCGTCAACGGCAGGAAGATAGAGATGGTCGCGACGGACGACAAGAACGACCCGACGGAAACCAGCAACGCCGGCGCCAAACTGATCGACATGGACCGGGTCGTGGCCGTCATCGGCTCGGTATCGTCCAAGTGTTCGGTCCCGCTGTCTGACAAGTGCCAGACCGCGAAGATACCGATGATAACGCCGACTTCGACCAACCCCAAGGTGACGGTGGGGGAGGACGGCAAGCGGAAGGACTACGTGTTCCGTGCCTGCTTCATCGACCCGTTCCAGGGCACGGTCGGGGCCAAGTTCGCCGCGGAGAGCCTGAAGGCGAGGACCGCGGCGGTGATGTATGACGTGGGCAACGACTACTCGAAAGGGCTGGCCGACTACTTCAAGGCCGCTTTCGAGAAAGAAGGGGGCAAGGTGACCGCGTTCGAGTCCTACGCCAAAGACGACGTGGACTTCTCGGCTATCCTGACCAAGGTCAAGCAGTCAGACCCGGGCGTCCTTTTCATCCCGGACTACTACAACAAGGTCGGCCTCATTGCCAAACAGGCGCGGCAGTTGGGCGTCAAGGCCGTGTTCCTCGGCGGCGACGGCTGGGATTCCCCGGAGATGGTCCAGATAGCGGGCGATGCCATCTATGGCGGGTATTTCACGAATCACTACTCACCCGACGATCCTCGGCCCGAAGTGCAGGAGTGGGTCAAGAAATATCAGGCCAAGTACGGACAGAAGCCGGACGCGCTGGCTACGCTCGGGTACGACGCCGGCCTGCTGCTGATTCAGGCATTGAAGAACTCGCCGCACGCGAAGCCGGACGAAATCAAGCTGGCGCTGGTTGCCATCAAGGACTTCCCGTGCGTGTCGGGCAAGATCACGTTTGATGAATGGGGGAATCCGATAAAGAGCGCGGCGGTGCTGCAGTACACCAAGGACGGGCAGAAGTACGTCACCACCATGAACCCCTAGCTCGTACCGCGGTACGACTCACCGGGGCGGCCCTGCGGCCGCCTCTTTCATTCGGCAGAGAACCGGCGGATGCTACGACGCCGACGGGCGCGCCAGCAGCTCGGTTATCTTGGCCAGCAGGTCTTCCGCGTCGACGGGCTTGAGCATGAAGGCGTCCGCGCCTTCCGTGAAAGCGTGCTTCATCTCTTCGGGATCAGAGAGGCCGGTAATCACGATAACCGGCGATGCGCCCTTGTCTTCCTTCAGCGACGTAAGCACCTTGTGGCCGTCGATACCCGGCATCCTGATGTCGAGCAGCATCAAGTCGTACGCGCCGAGTCCGTACACTTCGAGCGCGTTCTTGGCCTCGCTCACACGGTAGCCTGCAGTCTCAAGAGTCTTCCTGAGCATCCGACGATAGGTCGTGTCGTCGTCGACGATCGCTATACGTTTCTGCTCCATCGCTGTCAGTCTAGAACCAAAAGCACGGTAGTCAAGCCCCGGCTGACCGAGCTGGTGCGTCGCCGGCGCGATTGCCTACCACGTCACGTCGTGTCCGAACAACTCCGCCGACGTGCCCGAGGTCGTTCGTTCCGCATGGTACGACGTGGTGCCGTTGACATCGCGCTGCCGGGAGTCCCTTTCCGAGCTGCCGCTAACGCGCAGGGAAGCTGAGTTATAGGAGAGACTCACATAGGTCGTCGCCGTTGACCAGGAGCCATCTTCGTTGATGACGCCATCCAGGGTAAGGTCCACATTCAGGTTCGATGAAGACGAGGTAGCGGAGATGCGGCAGTTCGTCAGGTCGTATTGCAGGTGCGCGGTCTCAATACCGGTGCCCGAGTCATAGCTCGTGGTTCCGGTAATGTGTACCGTGCCCTGGCCG
This bacterium DNA region includes the following protein-coding sequences:
- the tgt gene encoding tRNA guanosine(34) transglycosylase Tgt; the encoded protein is MLTFRVDKTDSLARLGRMNLPHGTVSTPCFMPVGTQGSVKTLTPAEVVEAGAEIIVCNTYHLYLRPGHKRVQAAGGIARFMGWNRPVLTDSGGFQVYSLAALARISDEGAEFQSHVDGSRHLFTPEVVVEIQEALGSDIAMCLDECPPYPVSRPVADAAAARTSLWAERCSRARRPETNLFGIVQGATYADLRETSATSLVALDLPGYAIGGLCLGESSDLTYDMVGRVTPLLPPDRPRYLMGAGYPEDIIAAVRLGVDMFDCVLPTRNGRTGTAFVSSGRVVIRNSRYADDLGALDPLCDCYTCRSFSRAYLRHLFMVGEALGPKLLTLHNVRFYQRLMSDIRAAVERSEFDAWSDEFLSRYRPSVEPVEEANAR
- a CDS encoding ABC transporter substrate-binding protein gives rise to the protein MRQLVAVLAAMAAIAGLSCGGGSAAKGGNTIKVGLVVPLTGDVKTFGESTRNGAMLAIEEANAAGGVNGRKIEMVATDDKNDPTETSNAGAKLIDMDRVVAVIGSVSSKCSVPLSDKCQTAKIPMITPTSTNPKVTVGEDGKRKDYVFRACFIDPFQGTVGAKFAAESLKARTAAVMYDVGNDYSKGLADYFKAAFEKEGGKVTAFESYAKDDVDFSAILTKVKQSDPGVLFIPDYYNKVGLIAKQARQLGVKAVFLGGDGWDSPEMVQIAGDAIYGGYFTNHYSPDDPRPEVQEWVKKYQAKYGQKPDALATLGYDAGLLLIQALKNSPHAKPDEIKLALVAIKDFPCVSGKITFDEWGNPIKSAAVLQYTKDGQKYVTTMNP
- a CDS encoding response regulator, translated to MEQKRIAIVDDDTTYRRMLRKTLETAGYRVSEAKNALEVYGLGAYDLMLLDIRMPGIDGHKVLTSLKEDKGASPVIVITGLSDPEEMKHAFTEGADAFMLKPVDAEDLLAKITELLARPSAS